A genomic region of Saccopteryx bilineata isolate mSacBil1 chromosome 1, mSacBil1_pri_phased_curated, whole genome shotgun sequence contains the following coding sequences:
- the CCDC88B gene encoding coiled-coil domain-containing protein 88B, with product MDGGTGPRLRAFLSGSLATWALGLAGLVGEAEEPEKEEEEEGEGPLYPEKRILQLSDGALLLRVLGIIVPTSRGGPQTIRGRDGPAAWRVRNLNFLWSRLRDFYQEELQLLILSPPPDLQTLGFDPFSEEAVEELEGVLRLLLGASVQCEHRELFIRHIQGLSLEVQSELAAAIQEVTQPGAGMVLALAGPEPGELAPSELETLSRSLMGTLLRLARERDVGAQRLAELLLEREQAPLLPEAPARTPLEGPSNHLALQLANTKAQLRRLRQELEEKAELLLDSQEEVQGLEAEIRRLRQEAQTLSGQAKRAELYREEAEALRERAGRLPRLQEDLRRCRERLQAAESCRGQLEEERALSRTLEASKALLEERLEAAQERCARLHETQRENLLLRTRLGEAHAELGSLRHQVDQLAEENVELELELQRSLEPPPGSPGEAPLPGAPPSIQDEVREVEAGRLRTLEQENRELRTLLQVLQRQPGGQHPLLEEQSEDSTAPELPGAPQTCRASDHGSQDLVGQAGDEDSQALDLASPAADSALRGLAECPQMFDPDPQARERPLQTPAMASHPSDVMPQESGPAIETQESLEKVGHRASPQSSVSVTPPQGPEIKIQAQLSLGRETGESVPKAQGQRQEAPESEPGPTEPSLHVHLGEQESPCQQLDAPKEQMEAREQDQQLERRTQGPAQQKPQQKWEVAPEAQALEGPTSGEILMSGDPEQEALREEVAQLRREAEALRAELEVQARKLEARGMEVARLSEELAQARRAEGEAHREAEAQIQEQARLREAVEAAGRELEAASREREALAEALAAAGRERRQWEREGPRLRAQAEAAEEQLQELESKSRQHLEEAERERRERQVLREELEKAMVRGQELGARLERLQRELEQATLERQEFLREREFQHQRYQGLEQQLKTELQAVTTGKEEAMMELKARALRLEEELFRLRQGSVGQEPKEPMEPRTVEAQSGRLIEVERSNATLVAEKAALQGQLSLLEGQLGSLQGRAQELLQQSQRAQEHSTRLQAEKSVLETQGQELHRKLGVLEEEVRAARRSHEETRGQQQALLRDHEALAQLQRRQEAELEGLLTRHRELKANMRALELAHRELQGRHEQLQAQRANVEAQELALLAERERLMQDGQRQRGLEEELQRLQSEHDRAQALLAEVSRERGELQGERGELRGRLARLELERTQLEVQSQRLRESNQQLDLSACRLTTQCELLTELRSAQEEENRQLLAEVQALSRENRQLLERSLESRDHLHREQREYLDQLNALRREKQKLVEKIMDQYRVLEPGPLPRAKKGNWLADKVKRLMRPRREGFLPGGPRPWADGAGSTESLGGPPEMELSEGREADGTGSPAPAPMRRAQSSLCLRDETLASGQRRKLSSRFLVGRSSESFSPGDTPRQRFRQRRPGPLGTPHSYGKGSVVGWDGSVETLAEQEADASREGPQVQEPEKHPLTPSLSQ from the exons ATGGATGGGGGCACAGGGCCCAGACTCAGAGCCTTCCTGAGTGGGAGTCTGGCCACCTGG GCGCTGGGACTGGCTGGGCTGGTGGGAGAGGCTGAGGAACccgagaaggaagaggaggaggaaggagaggggcccCTTTATCCGGAGAAGAGGATTTTGCAGCTCAGTGATGGGGCCCTGCTCCTCCGGGTGCTTGGCATCAT TGTCCCTACTTCCCGAGGGGGCCCTCAGACCATCAGAGGCCGTGATGGCCCTGCAGCCTGGCGGGTGCGGAACCTGAACTTCCTGTGGAGCCGACTGAGGGACTTCTACCAG GAGGAGCTGCAGTTGCTGATCCTGTCGCCACCCCCAGACCTTCAGACACTGGGGTTTGACCCTTTCTCAG AGGAGgcggtggaggagctggaaggggTTCTTCGCCTGTTGCTGGGAGCATCGGTGCAG TGTGAGCACCGGGAACTCTTCATCCGGCACATCCAGGGCCTCAGCCTGGAGGTCCAGAGTGAGCTGGCTGCTGCCATCCAGGAG GTGACTCAGCCTGGGGCAGGCATGGTGCTGGCACTGGCCGGACCCGAGCCTGGGGAGCTGGCACCTTCAGAGTTGGAGACACTGTCCCGGAGCCTGATGGGAACACTATTGAGACTGGCACGGGAGCGTGATGTGGGGGCCCAG CGGCTGGCTGAACTGCTGTTGGAGCGAGAACAAGCCCCCTTGTTGCCCGAGGCTCCTGCTAGGACTCCTCTGGAGGGCCCCTCCAACCACTTGGCCCTGCAGCTGGCCAACACGAAGGCCCAGCTACGGCGCCTGCGCCAGGAGCT GGAGGAGAAGGCCGAGTTGCTGCTCGACTCCCAGGAGGAGGTGCAGGGCTTGGAGGCTGAAATTCGAAGGCTCCGCCAGGAG GCCCAGACACTGTCGGGACAGGCCAAGCGGGCCGAGCTGTACCGCGAAGAGGCGGAGGCGCTGCGGGAGCGGGCAGGCCGCCTGCCTCGCCTGCAGGAGGATTTGCGACGCTGTCGGGAGCGGTTGCAAGCAGCAGAGTCCTGCCGGGGCCAGCTGGAG GAGGAGCGGGCGCTCTCCAGAACGCTGGAGGCCTCGAAGGCATTGCTGGAGGAGCGGCTGGAGGCCGCTCAAGAGCGCTGTGCTCGGCTGCACGAGACCCAGCGCGAGAACCTGCTTCTGCGGACCCGGCTGGGCGAGGCTCATGCG gAACTGGGCTCTTTGCGACATCAGGTGGACCAGCTGGCAGAGGAGAAtgtggagctggagctggagcttcAGCGGAGCCTGGAGCCACCCCCGGGCTCTCCTGGGGAGG CACCCCTGCCGGGAGCGCCCCCCTCGATACAAGATgaagtgagggaggtggaggctgGGCGGCTGCGGACCCTGGAGCAGGAGAACCGGGAGCTCCGAACCCTGCTGCAGGTGTTACAAAGGCAGCCAGGTGGTCAG CACCCCCTGCTGGAGGAGCAGAGTGAGGACTCCACGGCTCCAGAGCTGCCTGGGGCTCCCCAGACTTGCCGGGCCTCTGACCATGGCTCCCAGGACTTGGTTGGCCAAGCCGGGGATGAAGATTCCCAGGCCTTGGACCTGGCTTCCCCAGCAGCAGACTCAGCTCTCAGGGGGTTAGCTGAGTGTCCCCAGATGTTTGATCCAGACCCTCAAGCAAGGGAGAGGCCCCTCCAGACACCTGCCATGGCCTCCCATCCCTCAGACGTGATGCCCCAGGAGTCAGGCCCTGCTATAGAGACACAGGAGTCCCTGGAGAAGGTTGGCCACAGAGCCTCTCCCCAGTCCTCTGTCTCTGTGACTCCACCTCAGGGTCCAGAGATCAAAATTCAGGCCCAGCTGTCATTGGGAAGAGAGACTGGGGAGTCAGTGCCCAAGGCCCAGGGGCAAAGACAGGAGGCGCCTGAGAGCGAGCCTGGACCTACAGAGCCCAGCCTCCACGTGCATTTGGGGGAGCAGGAGTCCCCGTGTCAGCAGCTGGACGCGCCCAAGGAGCAGATGGAGGCCAGAGAGCAGGACCAGCAGCTGGAGAGGAGGACCCAGGGCCCGGCCCAGCAGAAACCACAGCAGAAGTGGGAAGTGGCTCCTGAGGCCCAGGCCTTGGAGGGGCCAACCTCCGGAGAGATCCTGATGAGTGGGGACCCAGAGCAGGAGGCCCTCAGAGAGGAGGTGGCTCAGCTGAGGAGAGAGGCCGAGGCCCTTCGAGCTGAGCTGGAGGTCCAGGCTCGGAAGCTGGAGGCCCGAGGCATGGAGGTTGCTCGCCTCTCCGAGGAGCTGGCGCAGGCCCGGAGGGCAGAGGGCGAGGCCCACCGGGAGGCAGAGGCCCAGATCCAGGAGCAGGCCCGGCTGCGGGAGGCAGTGGAGGCAGCCGGACGGGAGCTAGAGGCTGCGTCACGGGAGCGGGAGGCCctggcagaggccctggcagcCGCAGGCCGGGAGCGGAGGCAGTGGGAGCGCGAGGGACCCAGGCTGCGGGCCCAGGCCGAGGCTGCGGAGgagcagctgcaggagctggagagcAAGAGCCGCCAGCATCTGGAGGAGGCCGAGCGGGAGCGCCGGGAGAGACAGGTCCTCCGAGAG GAGCTGGAGAAGGCCATGGTGCGGGGCCAGGAGCTGGGGGCCCGGCTGGAGCGTCTGCAGAGGGAGCTGGAGCAGGCGACTCTGGAGCGCCAGGAGTTTCTGCGGGAACGAGAGTTCCAGCACCAGAG GTACCAGGGCCTGGAGCAGCAGCTGAAAACTGAGCTGCAGGCAGTGACCACAGGCAAGGAAGAGGCAATGATGGAGCTCAAGGCGAGGGCCCTGCGGCTGGAAGAGGAGCTGTTCCGG CTGCGCCAGGGTTCTGTGGGGCAGGAGCCCAAGGAACCCATGGAGCCGAGAACCGTGGAGGCCCAGAGCGGGCGACTTATAGAGGTGGAGCGCAGC AATGCAACACTGGTGGCCGAGAAGGCCGCTCTGCAGGGGCAGCTGAGCCTCCTGGAGGGGCAGCTGGGGAGCCTGCAAGGCCGTGCCCAGGAACTGCTGCAGCAGAGCCAgcgggcacaggagcacagcacTCGCCTCCAG GCTGAGAAGTCTGTGCTGGAGACGCAGGGCCAGGAGCTGCACAGGAAGCTGggggtgctggaggaggaggtgcGGGCAGCGCGGCGGTCCCACGAGGAGACCCGCGGGCAGCAGCAGGCCTTGCTGCGGGACCACGAGGCCCTGGCCCAGCTGCAGCGGCGGCAGGAGGCCGAGCTTGAGGGGCTGCTGACCCGACACCGAGAGCTCAAGGCCAACATGCGGGCACTGGAGCTTGCCCACCGGGAGCTACAGGGCCG GCATGAGCAGCTGCAGGCCCAGAGGGCCAACGTGGAGGCACAGGAGTTGGCTCTGCTGGCAGAGCGCGAACGCCTGATGCAGGATGGGCAGCGGCAGCGGGGCCTGGAGGAGGAGCTGCAGCGGCTGCAGAGCGAACACGACAG GGCGCAGGCGCTGCTGGCAGAGGTGTCCCGGGAACGAGGCGAGTTGCAGGGGGAGCGCGGGGAGCTGCGGGGCCGGCTGGCGCGGCTGGAGCTGGAGCGGACGCAGCTGGAGGTGCAGAGCCAGCGGCTGCGGGAGTCCAACCAGCAGCTGGACCTGAGCGCCTGCCGGCTGACCACGCAGTGTGAG CTGCTGACGGAGCTGCGGAGCGCCCAGGAGGAGGAGAACCGGCAGCTGCTGGCAGAGGTGCAGGCCCTGAGCCGGGAGAACCGGCAGCTCCTGGAGCGCAGCCTGGAGAGCCGGGACCACCTGCACCGAGAGCAGCGCGAGTACCT ggacCAGCTCAACGCCTTGCGCCGTGAGAAGCAGAAGCTGGTGGAGAAGATCATGGACCAGTACCGCGTGCTGGAGCCTGGGCCCCTGCCCCGGGCCAA GAAGGGCAACTGGCTGGCAGACAAGGTGAAGAGGCTGATGCGGCCCCGGCGGGAGGGGTTCCTCCCTGGGGGGCCGCGCCCGTGGGCCGACGGGGCCGGCAGCACCGAGAGCCTGGGGGGCCCCCCGGAGATGGagctctctgagggcagggaGGCGGATGGGACAG GGTCCCCTGCACCGGCACCCATGCGCCGGGCCCAGAGCTCTCTCTGCCTGCGGGACGAGACTCTGGCCAGCGGGCAGCGGCGGAAGCTCAGCTCCAGATTCCTGGTGGGGCGAAGCTCTGAGTCATTCAGCCCCGGGGACACCCCCCGGCAGCGGTTCCGGCAGCGCCGTCCAGGGCCGCTGGGGACACCCCACTCCTATGGCAAAG GATCTGTCGTGGGATGGGATGGCTCCGTTGAGACCCTGGCGGAACAAGAAGCAGATGCCAGCCGAGAGG GCCCCCAGGTGCAGGAACCGGAGAAACATCCTCTCaccccttccctcagccagtgA